In Flavobacteriaceae bacterium, the following proteins share a genomic window:
- a CDS encoding HlyD family efflux transporter periplasmic adaptor subunit, which produces MPENSQHIELRSEEVQEILEATPSWMIRWGNILVLSLIVMLLFISWFVKYPDIIASQALITTIIPPQKEYATINGKIASVLVSDNDTLSSDTPLAILENTANYNDVFLLKSIIDTIAVNNKSFEFPIASIPVLNLGDIQQNYAAFELDFLRYINNKKYRPFSNEENANLISKKELIFRLQVQKAQYESGKAELALQKKDLDRNKDMFSKGLIAAQAYEREEANYIRAESNLTSISNSISQTREAISNANKASKTTTINKSTEEVLLFKTAVQSFNQLKRAIKDWELRYVLQSNIDGKVSFLNTWTVNQTVNQGDLLFTIIPEENSAYIAKLKTPAQNSGKLKVGQRVNIKLQNYPDTEFGTLQGHIESIALFPDEEGLYLVNTSLPKTLITSYKKEIPFKHEMNGSAEIITEDLRLIQRFFSQLKNVFNN; this is translated from the coding sequence ATGCCAGAAAACAGTCAACACATAGAACTCCGCAGTGAAGAAGTCCAAGAGATTCTTGAAGCCACTCCCTCTTGGATGATTCGTTGGGGGAACATCTTAGTACTCTCTCTAATTGTAATGCTCCTCTTTATCTCCTGGTTTGTAAAGTATCCAGATATCATTGCTTCTCAAGCACTAATCACAACTATAATCCCTCCTCAAAAAGAATATGCCACAATAAACGGTAAAATAGCATCTGTTCTAGTCTCGGATAATGATACTTTAAGCTCCGATACTCCTCTTGCCATTCTAGAGAACACAGCTAACTATAATGATGTCTTTCTTCTCAAGTCTATTATAGATACTATTGCAGTTAATAATAAATCCTTTGAGTTTCCCATTGCTTCCATTCCTGTTTTAAACCTAGGAGATATTCAACAAAACTACGCTGCCTTTGAACTTGATTTCTTAAGATATATCAATAATAAAAAATATCGACCTTTCTCTAACGAAGAAAATGCAAATCTCATCTCTAAAAAAGAACTCATCTTTAGGCTACAAGTACAAAAAGCACAATACGAATCTGGTAAAGCTGAACTAGCACTTCAAAAAAAAGATCTTGATCGTAATAAGGATATGTTTAGTAAAGGTCTTATCGCTGCTCAAGCTTATGAGAGAGAAGAGGCTAATTATATTCGAGCTGAAAGTAATTTAACAAGTATTAGCAATTCTATCTCTCAAACCAGAGAGGCCATTAGTAATGCTAATAAAGCATCTAAAACCACTACAATTAATAAATCTACAGAAGAGGTGTTGCTATTTAAAACGGCAGTTCAATCTTTTAATCAATTAAAACGTGCTATTAAAGATTGGGAGCTGCGTTATGTCTTACAGTCTAATATTGATGGAAAGGTTTCTTTTTTAAATACTTGGACGGTAAATCAAACTGTTAATCAGGGAGATCTGCTTTTTACTATTATCCCTGAAGAGAATTCTGCCTATATCGCTAAATTAAAAACACCTGCTCAAAACTCTGGAAAATTAAAGGTTGGACAAAGGGTAAATATTAAATTACAGAATTATCCTGATACTGAGTTTGGAACGCTACAAGGGCATATTGAAAGTATTGCCTTATTTCCTGATGAAGAAGGGTTGTATCTGGTAAATACTTCGTTACCTAAAACACTGATCACTTCTTATAAAAAAGAAATCCCTTTTAAACATGAAATGAATGGGAGTGCCGAAATTATTACTGAAGACTTGCGCCTTATTCAGCGTTTCTTCTCCCAACTTAAAAATGTGTTTAACAACTAA
- a CDS encoding CHAT domain-containing protein — protein sequence MIKKKQNQYFNYLLIKCFLLILFFFISKSFSQNRVQFKKLINSPISKSKKIQKADSLITIFESNDIDSLPYIYNDYAYWLFDNNEIKKTILHEEKALVLSKKKVFIDTAFVQRSASSLGFYYSHNNQLQKSIDAYLEVIRINNKTRRASITYLTLADVYDALQDYHKAYKYYELAISLLINSQQDKHFLRNAYQNLTFTCYSIKTKESLKNGRKFGRAADSLAAIIETPTSELFKIKLNLALMYNEEKALNFNSALHYYNEALQIAKKAKDSIKTRRVYQGLGDLYNIFDHNKSIEFYNKSIEFANKKDTLFLSDVHYGLGHTYSFKKDYDISLNYRHKALDILTRNNFLNPKEIDSTFLINFQYKRQLLINLQELAQTYLNYHEDKKDVDVLEKVVAYFKMCDTLIDALKADSSDFKSRLYWRELSTDIYGKAIRACYLNNNIEDAFYFMEKNKALLLLEDISNKKFKRALRLPPNLLEKSSILKKKITLINNRLYNENILTKKEIDSLKKQRIDLGIELSFLEKDIKVETLNIETSILSLQDVQYNLSNNEVIIEYHISIDDGYGILTNKDNGYVLFITKDDTHFFEIDQLGELKKEIITLINSFKTPFKTNQDIKTFSALSNTVFNKLFPSKQVQQLIKGKTVTIVPDNYLSLLPFETLSTSSDNTSYLIYNTEIHYLYSNSFLENTKKEGFSNNKSLAIAPINFKDKGLLTLNHSEQEINSIQNYYPGTILSNTNATKTNFLNALPSSGIIHIASHANAQDKRSPWIAFNDENITLEELYLTQNNASLVMLSGCNTSIGEQEIGEGVMSLARGFFYSGSQSVISSLWSIDDRITSEITNSFYKNLSDGQTKSKALHNAKLTYLNNHNLSEASPYYWASFILLGENNTLKPPSSKWFFYLFFFILACIILYFIKKNKP from the coding sequence ATGATTAAAAAAAAACAAAATCAGTATTTTAATTATCTATTAATAAAGTGTTTTTTGTTGATTTTGTTTTTTTTTATATCCAAAAGTTTTTCACAAAATCGGGTTCAATTCAAAAAACTGATTAATTCTCCTATTTCTAAAAGTAAAAAAATACAAAAAGCAGATTCTTTAATTACTATTTTTGAAAGTAATGATATTGATTCTTTGCCCTACATATATAATGATTACGCATATTGGTTATTTGATAACAATGAGATAAAAAAAACTATTCTGCATGAAGAGAAAGCTTTAGTCCTCTCCAAAAAAAAAGTTTTTATAGATACTGCTTTTGTGCAAAGAAGCGCTTCATCTTTAGGGTTTTATTATTCACATAATAATCAATTACAAAAAAGTATTGATGCATACCTTGAAGTCATTCGAATAAATAATAAAACTCGCAGAGCTTCAATAACCTACCTTACATTGGCTGATGTTTATGATGCTTTACAAGATTATCATAAAGCTTATAAATATTATGAATTGGCTATTTCCTTATTAATTAATAGCCAACAAGACAAACATTTTTTAAGAAATGCATATCAAAACTTAACATTTACTTGCTATTCAATAAAAACAAAAGAAAGCCTTAAAAATGGACGAAAATTTGGAAGAGCAGCTGATTCGCTAGCAGCTATTATTGAAACTCCTACAAGCGAATTATTTAAAATTAAATTAAATTTAGCATTAATGTACAACGAGGAGAAAGCCCTAAATTTTAATAGTGCATTACACTATTATAATGAAGCACTCCAAATTGCAAAAAAAGCTAAAGATAGCATCAAAACACGTAGAGTTTATCAAGGATTAGGTGATTTATACAATATTTTTGATCACAATAAATCTATAGAGTTTTACAATAAATCTATAGAGTTTGCTAATAAAAAAGATACTCTTTTTTTAAGTGATGTACATTATGGTCTAGGGCATACCTATAGTTTTAAAAAAGATTATGATATTAGTTTAAATTATCGGCATAAAGCTCTGGACATTTTAACAAGAAATAATTTTCTTAATCCCAAAGAAATAGATTCCACTTTTCTTATCAACTTCCAATATAAGAGGCAACTTTTAATTAATTTACAAGAACTTGCTCAAACCTATTTAAATTATCATGAGGATAAAAAAGATGTAGATGTTCTCGAAAAAGTAGTTGCCTATTTTAAAATGTGTGATACTCTTATAGATGCTTTAAAAGCAGATAGTAGTGATTTTAAATCACGTTTATATTGGCGAGAATTAAGTACGGATATTTATGGAAAAGCTATTAGAGCATGTTACTTAAATAATAATATTGAGGATGCTTTTTATTTTATGGAAAAAAATAAAGCTTTATTGTTATTAGAAGACATCTCTAACAAAAAATTTAAACGTGCTTTACGATTACCTCCTAATCTTTTAGAAAAAAGCAGCATACTAAAGAAAAAAATCACTCTAATAAATAATCGTTTATATAATGAAAATATTCTAACTAAAAAGGAAATTGATTCTTTAAAAAAACAACGTATAGACCTGGGGATCGAACTTTCTTTTCTTGAAAAAGATATTAAGGTTGAAACACTAAATATCGAGACTTCCATATTATCACTTCAAGATGTACAGTATAATTTAAGTAACAATGAGGTGATTATAGAGTATCACATCTCTATCGATGATGGTTATGGTATTTTAACTAATAAAGACAATGGGTATGTTCTATTTATTACTAAAGATGATACTCATTTTTTTGAGATCGATCAGCTTGGAGAACTAAAAAAAGAAATTATAACTCTAATTAATTCTTTTAAAACTCCTTTTAAAACAAATCAAGATATTAAAACATTTAGTGCACTTTCTAATACTGTTTTTAATAAACTATTCCCATCTAAGCAAGTACAGCAATTAATTAAGGGTAAAACAGTTACTATTGTTCCTGATAATTATTTATCGCTACTCCCTTTCGAAACCTTATCAACCAGTTCGGATAATACGTCTTATTTAATTTATAATACAGAAATACACTACCTCTATTCTAATTCTTTTTTAGAAAACACAAAAAAAGAAGGATTTTCTAACAACAAAAGTTTAGCAATAGCTCCTATCAATTTTAAAGATAAAGGCCTATTAACATTAAATCATAGTGAGCAAGAAATAAATAGTATTCAAAATTATTATCCTGGTACAATTTTATCAAATACTAATGCTACAAAAACTAATTTTCTTAATGCACTACCTTCTAGTGGAATTATACATATTGCATCACACGCAAATGCACAAGATAAAAGATCTCCTTGGATCGCTTTTAATGATGAAAACATCACTTTAGAAGAACTGTATTTAACTCAAAATAATGCTTCTTTGGTAATGCTTAGTGGTTGTAACACCTCAATAGGCGAGCAAGAAATTGGTGAAGGGGTGATGAGTCTGGCTAGAGGTTTCTTTTACTCCGGTTCACAAAGTGTCATTTCATCACTTTGGAGTATTGATGATCGCATAACTTCTGAAATCACAAACAGTTTTTATAAAAATTTAAGTGATGGGCAAACAAAATCTAAAGCACTACACAATGCTAAATTAACTTATTTAAACAATCATAATTTATCTGAAGCATCTCCTTATTACTGGGCTTCTTTTATTTTATTAGGAGAAAATAATACACTTAAACCACCCTCTTCTAAATGGTTTTTCTACTTATTTTTTTTCATATTAGCCTGTATAATTCTTTATTTTATTAAAAAAAACAAGCCATAA
- a CDS encoding RNA-binding transcriptional accessory protein gives MINFIISKTQLPESGIKNTIALLNEDCTIPFISRYRKERTGNLDEVQIGDIVKYKTLFEALEKRKIAILKTLEEDDVLTDELKQKINSASDITTLEDIYLPFKKKRKTKAETARKNGLEPLAKIIMAQNANDVVSIAYKYTNTAIATEVEALEGARHIIAEWINERTDIRNNIRYQLERYAMISTKVIKAKLEDDKAQKFKDYFEWSESLQRCPSHRLLAILRAESEGFIRVKIEIDNDRVLSKIEDRIIKSNNECAQQIELAINDAYKRLLLPSLSNEALQLAKEKADDAAINVFAKNLKQLLLGSPLGEKRILAIDPGFRTGCKVVCLDAKGDLKYNETIYPHPPKNDASGAIKKISSLADAYKIEAIAIGNGTASRETEQLIRRIHFKNDVQVFVVSEAGASIYSASKIAREEFPNYDVTVRGAVSIGRRLSDPLAELVKIDAKSIGVGQYQHDVDQNKLKESLDTVVESCVNSVGVNINTASKSLLSYVSGIGPKLAENIVSYRSENGMFLSRNDIKKVPRLGSKAFEQGAAFLRIKDAKNPLDNSAVHPESYPIVQQMAKDVSKNIQELIGNISVLQNINLNNYCTETIGLPTLKDIINELEKPGLDIRAQAKVFTFNQNIKTIKDLKEGQLLPGIVNNITAFGCFVNVGIKESGLIHVSNLSDSFVKDVNEHVSLHQQIIVKVLEVDIPRKRIQLKLHK, from the coding sequence ATGATAAATTTCATCATATCAAAAACTCAACTTCCAGAATCTGGAATTAAAAATACAATTGCATTATTAAACGAGGATTGCACAATTCCCTTTATTTCAAGATATCGTAAAGAACGAACAGGGAATTTAGATGAAGTTCAAATTGGAGACATAGTAAAATATAAAACTCTATTTGAAGCTTTAGAAAAAAGAAAAATAGCTATTTTAAAAACGTTAGAAGAAGATGACGTCTTAACAGATGAATTAAAGCAGAAAATTAATTCGGCTTCAGATATTACGACACTTGAAGATATTTACCTACCATTTAAAAAGAAGCGAAAAACTAAAGCAGAAACTGCTCGCAAAAATGGGTTAGAGCCTTTGGCAAAAATCATTATGGCTCAAAATGCTAATGATGTTGTGTCTATTGCATATAAATATACAAATACAGCTATTGCTACAGAAGTAGAAGCTTTAGAAGGGGCACGGCATATTATTGCAGAATGGATTAATGAACGTACAGATATTAGAAATAATATTCGCTATCAGCTAGAACGTTATGCAATGATTTCTACAAAAGTGATAAAAGCAAAACTTGAAGATGATAAAGCTCAGAAATTCAAAGATTACTTTGAGTGGAGCGAGTCATTACAGCGTTGCCCTTCACATCGACTATTGGCAATATTAAGAGCTGAGAGCGAAGGTTTTATTCGTGTTAAGATTGAAATAGATAACGATAGGGTATTATCTAAAATTGAAGATAGAATCATTAAATCAAATAATGAATGTGCGCAACAAATAGAGCTAGCAATAAATGATGCTTATAAGCGCTTGTTATTGCCTTCATTATCTAACGAAGCATTACAATTGGCAAAAGAAAAAGCAGACGATGCTGCTATTAATGTGTTTGCAAAAAATTTAAAGCAATTATTGTTAGGATCACCACTAGGGGAAAAACGAATTTTGGCAATTGATCCAGGGTTTAGAACAGGTTGTAAAGTAGTATGTTTAGATGCAAAAGGCGATTTAAAATATAATGAAACTATTTATCCGCATCCACCAAAAAACGATGCATCTGGAGCCATCAAAAAGATTAGTTCTTTAGCAGATGCTTATAAAATTGAAGCCATAGCTATCGGAAATGGAACTGCATCACGAGAAACTGAACAATTGATCCGTCGTATACATTTTAAGAATGACGTTCAAGTGTTTGTGGTAAGCGAAGCAGGAGCGAGTATTTATTCAGCATCTAAAATAGCACGAGAAGAATTCCCTAACTATGATGTTACGGTTAGAGGAGCGGTATCTATAGGGAGGCGCTTATCAGACCCGTTAGCAGAATTAGTTAAGATAGATGCAAAATCTATTGGTGTAGGGCAATATCAACATGATGTCGATCAAAATAAGTTAAAAGAATCTTTAGATACGGTTGTAGAAAGTTGTGTCAATTCAGTAGGTGTCAATATAAATACAGCCAGTAAATCGTTATTGAGTTATGTCTCTGGAATTGGACCAAAGCTTGCAGAAAATATTGTAAGCTACAGGAGTGAAAATGGTATGTTTTTATCTAGAAATGATATTAAAAAAGTACCTCGTTTAGGAAGCAAAGCGTTTGAGCAAGGTGCTGCTTTTTTAAGGATTAAAGATGCTAAAAACCCTTTAGACAATTCTGCAGTACATCCAGAAAGTTATCCTATTGTACAACAAATGGCTAAAGATGTTTCTAAAAATATACAAGAATTAATAGGAAACATATCTGTTTTACAGAATATCAATTTAAATAACTATTGTACAGAAACTATTGGTTTACCAACACTTAAAGATATTATTAATGAACTTGAAAAACCTGGGTTAGATATTAGAGCACAAGCCAAAGTATTTACATTTAATCAAAATATAAAAACTATTAAGGATTTAAAAGAAGGACAATTACTCCCAGGGATTGTGAATAACATAACCGCTTTTGGGTGTTTTGTAAATGTCGGTATTAAAGAAAGTGGATTAATTCATGTATCTAATCTATCTGATTCTTTTGTAAAAGATGTAAATGAACATGTAAGTTTACATCAACAAATTATTGTAAAAGTTTTAGAAGTTGATATTCCTCGAAAACGAATTCAATTAAAATTACATAAGTAA
- a CDS encoding peptidase domain-containing ABC transporter has protein sequence MYKVLKLKFPFYKQAEAKDCGPTCIKIIAKHYGKTISAQQLRELSETTREGSSLLGLSDAVESLGFRSLGVKLSFEKLKQASFPCIVHWNKNHYIVVYKIKKDTVYVSDPAHGLLTYSKTEFIKFWIGNNANDATEEGIALLLEPTPLFYNEEFDEDKQSFGFGFILKYVYKYKRFVVQLAIGLLAGSLLQLIFPFLTQSVVDVGIKNQDLNFIYLVLAAQLFLFVGRASLEIIRSWILLHLSTRINISLISDFFIKLMKLPISFFDVRMTGDLLQRINDHKRIERILTTSSLTMLFSFFNLIVFSFVLGYYSLQIFSVFFFGSLLYVGWVLFFFKRRKELDYKRFHEVSNEQSKVIELINGMQEIKLHNAEKRMRWNWEFVQARLFKISTKNLVLEQTQSVGSNFINELKNMFITILSAKLVVDGDITLGAMLAITSIVGQLNAPISQLISFMRDVQDAKISLDRLGEIHNKEDEELATDEKVKTLPKHSDIQLNNISFRYIGSLEPVIKGLSLTIPANKTTAIVGVSGSGKTTLMKLLLRFYEVEHGDISINSFNLNNISQKVWREHCGVVMQEGYIFNNTIAHNIAVGQDYVDKDKLAHAIDVANISDYIDNLPLGVNTKIGTEGTGLSTGQKQRLLIARAVYKNPRFLFFDEATSALDANNETVIMKKLNTFFKDKTAVVIAHRLSTVKNAHQIVVLDGGKIVEIGNHQQLIKLKGNYYNLVKNQLELGD, from the coding sequence CTGTATAAGGTATTGAAATTAAAATTTCCATTTTACAAACAAGCCGAGGCTAAAGACTGTGGTCCTACCTGTATCAAGATCATTGCTAAACATTATGGTAAGACCATTAGTGCCCAACAATTACGTGAACTCTCTGAAACCACTCGTGAAGGTTCTAGCTTATTAGGCCTTAGTGATGCAGTGGAATCTCTTGGCTTTCGCTCTCTTGGAGTGAAACTCTCTTTTGAGAAGTTAAAACAAGCCTCCTTTCCCTGTATTGTACATTGGAACAAGAACCACTATATCGTGGTCTATAAAATAAAAAAAGATACTGTGTATGTCTCTGATCCTGCTCATGGGCTATTAACATACTCCAAAACTGAGTTTATCAAGTTCTGGATCGGTAACAATGCCAATGACGCTACTGAAGAAGGCATTGCCTTACTCTTAGAACCCACACCCTTGTTCTACAACGAAGAGTTTGATGAGGATAAACAATCCTTTGGCTTTGGGTTTATCTTAAAGTATGTCTATAAATACAAACGGTTTGTCGTACAACTAGCCATTGGTCTGCTTGCTGGGAGTCTATTACAACTCATCTTCCCATTCTTAACTCAAAGTGTGGTCGATGTCGGTATTAAAAATCAAGATCTCAACTTTATCTATCTCGTACTTGCAGCTCAACTCTTCCTATTTGTTGGTAGAGCTTCCCTGGAAATTATTCGGTCTTGGATTCTTTTGCATCTCAGTACACGTATTAATATCTCTCTGATCTCTGATTTCTTTATAAAGCTCATGAAACTCCCCATCTCTTTCTTTGATGTACGAATGACAGGGGATCTATTACAACGTATTAACGATCATAAGCGTATTGAAAGGATTCTAACCACCTCCTCACTTACCATGTTGTTCTCTTTCTTTAATCTGATCGTCTTTAGTTTTGTGCTGGGCTATTACAGCTTACAGATCTTTAGTGTCTTCTTTTTTGGAAGTTTACTATATGTTGGATGGGTACTCTTCTTCTTTAAACGCAGAAAAGAACTCGATTATAAACGGTTTCATGAAGTCAGTAACGAGCAGAGTAAGGTCATTGAGCTTATTAATGGTATGCAGGAGATTAAACTCCACAATGCTGAAAAACGCATGCGATGGAACTGGGAGTTTGTACAGGCACGCCTCTTTAAGATCTCTACCAAGAATCTTGTCTTAGAACAAACACAATCCGTGGGATCTAATTTTATTAATGAACTCAAGAATATGTTCATTACCATTCTCTCTGCTAAGTTAGTGGTTGATGGAGATATTACGCTGGGGGCCATGCTGGCCATTACCTCTATCGTAGGGCAGCTCAATGCGCCCATCAGTCAGCTTATTAGTTTTATGAGAGATGTCCAAGATGCTAAGATCTCTTTAGATCGTTTAGGAGAAATTCACAATAAAGAGGATGAGGAATTAGCTACTGACGAAAAAGTGAAAACACTCCCTAAACATTCAGACATTCAACTCAATAATATCTCTTTTAGATACATCGGAAGCTTAGAGCCTGTGATTAAAGGGTTATCCTTAACCATTCCTGCTAATAAAACTACTGCTATTGTAGGAGTGAGTGGTAGTGGGAAAACCACGCTGATGAAACTCTTACTCAGATTCTATGAGGTAGAACATGGTGATATATCGATCAATAGTTTTAATCTTAATAATATCTCTCAAAAGGTATGGCGTGAGCACTGTGGGGTGGTCATGCAAGAGGGGTATATCTTTAATAATACTATTGCTCATAATATTGCAGTGGGACAGGATTATGTGGACAAGGATAAATTAGCTCATGCTATTGATGTGGCCAACATCTCTGATTATATTGATAATCTCCCTCTGGGGGTGAATACTAAAATAGGAACTGAAGGAACAGGTCTTAGTACTGGACAAAAACAGCGTTTGCTTATTGCTAGAGCTGTCTATAAAAATCCGAGATTTCTATTCTTTGATGAAGCCACCTCGGCATTGGATGCGAATAATGAAACGGTGATCATGAAAAAACTAAATACTTTTTTTAAAGATAAAACGGCTGTAGTGATTGCACACCGATTAAGTACTGTAAAAAACGCACATCAGATCGTAGTGCTCGATGGAGGAAAGATCGTGGAAATTGGAAATCATCAACAGCTCATCAAACTAAAAGGAAACTATTACAACCTGGTCAAAAATCAACTTGAACTGGGTGATTAA
- a CDS encoding sigma-70 family RNA polymerase sigma factor translates to MQLVSNDAQIELLVNGDPLILKLLYTKLLPRVIVYIKRNNGTAQDAEEIFQNALFQLITRAKVNSVQIKSSFEGYIFTICKNLWLKELNNRKKEVRNEGVFELKANENDTITSILEQEKWDLFEEKLKLLTDNCRALLKDFFNKVSYKTIVAKFKYSCENVAFQRVFKCKKKLADLIKADSKYRNLVS, encoded by the coding sequence ATGCAGTTAGTTTCTAATGATGCGCAAATAGAACTGCTTGTTAATGGTGATCCGTTAATTTTAAAATTGTTATATACTAAATTACTACCTAGAGTAATTGTTTATATAAAGCGTAATAATGGAACAGCTCAAGATGCAGAAGAAATATTCCAGAATGCATTATTTCAATTAATCACTCGAGCTAAAGTTAACAGTGTTCAAATCAAATCATCTTTTGAAGGGTATATATTTACAATCTGTAAAAATTTATGGCTTAAAGAATTAAATAATAGAAAAAAAGAGGTAAGAAATGAAGGTGTTTTTGAACTAAAAGCGAATGAAAATGATACAATAACTTCTATCTTAGAACAGGAGAAATGGGATTTATTTGAAGAAAAATTGAAATTACTTACTGATAATTGTAGAGCTTTATTAAAAGATTTCTTTAATAAAGTATCCTATAAAACAATAGTTGCAAAGTTTAAGTATTCGTGTGAAAATGTGGCGTTTCAACGAGTATTTAAATGTAAAAAGAAATTAGCAGATTTAATAAAAGCAGATTCTAAATATCGAAATTTGGTGTCATAA